The following coding sequences are from one Streptomyces sp. NBC_01294 window:
- a CDS encoding DUF5947 family protein — MTGPGVRRDGPRGLRRFAGPRPPRPETCELCGVVVPREGHRHLVETEKRTLVCACTACALLFDRPGATTGRLRAVPDRYLTDPGHRLDEGAWELLQIPVGVAFFFRNAALDRLVALYPSPAGATESELDPETWQTVLGAGRLAALLQPDVEALLLRRSQGRTECYLVPIDICYELVGRMRLLWQGFDGGAEARAALQDFFERVERRSRVLAEEGVR, encoded by the coding sequence CGCGGGCTGCGCAGGTTCGCGGGCCCGCGCCCGCCCCGGCCCGAGACCTGTGAACTGTGCGGGGTGGTGGTGCCCCGGGAGGGCCACCGCCACCTGGTGGAGACCGAGAAGCGAACGCTGGTCTGCGCCTGCACCGCCTGCGCCCTGCTGTTCGACCGGCCGGGCGCGACCACCGGGCGGCTGCGGGCCGTCCCCGACCGCTACCTCACCGACCCCGGCCACCGGCTCGACGAGGGCGCGTGGGAACTCCTCCAGATCCCCGTCGGCGTCGCGTTCTTCTTCCGCAACGCCGCCCTCGACCGGCTGGTCGCCCTCTACCCGAGCCCGGCCGGAGCCACCGAGAGCGAACTCGACCCCGAGACCTGGCAGACCGTCCTGGGCGCCGGCCGGCTGGCGGCGCTGCTCCAGCCCGACGTGGAGGCGCTGCTGCTGCGCCGCTCGCAGGGCCGGACCGAGTGCTACCTGGTGCCGATCGACATCTGCTACGAACTGGTCGGCCGGATGAGGCTGCTGTGGCAGGGCTTCGACGGCGGCGCTGAGGCCCGGGCCGCGCTGCAGGACTTCTTCGAGCGGGTGGAGCGGCGCTCCCGGGTGCTCGCGGAAGAAGGAGTCCGATGA